One stretch of Equus przewalskii isolate Varuska chromosome 9, EquPr2, whole genome shotgun sequence DNA includes these proteins:
- the SMIM28 gene encoding small integral membrane protein 28 — MRQLQGSSWRKFGHAGRGTYEWLTSEPSLPFPETQLQGTQRGSSAREDVEPFLCILLPAAGLLLLAFLLLLLLRRCRASRPQGQAFSIDLPEHPPAREEADLLPGSPWSSEPGFPGSAFSEGLPPSYEEATRNPPGEEAWDGLPQHEEGSPGPEELI; from the exons ATGCGGCAGCTgcagggcagcagctggaggAAGTTTGGGCATGCCGGCCGGGGGACATACGAATGGTTAACCAGCGAACCGAGCCTGCCTTTTCCGGAAACCCAGCTGCAG GGCACCCAGAGGGGAAGTTCCGCCAGGGAAGACGTGGAGCCCTTCCTGTGCATCCTTCTTCCAGCCGCCGGCTTGCTCCTCCTGgcctttctgctgcttctcctgctcCGACGCTGCAGGGCCTCCCGGCCCCAGGGGCAGGCTTTCAGCATCGACCTCCCAGAGCACCCACCggccagagaggaggctgacCTCCTGCCGGGCTCACCCTGGAGCAGCGAGCCTGGCTTCCCGGGCTCTGCCTTCTCGGAGGGTTTACCGCCCTCCTATGAGGAGGCCACCAGGAACCCCCCTGGGGAAGAGGCATGGGATGGGCTCCCTCAGCATGAAGAGGGCTCGCCTGGACCAGAGGAGCTCATATAA